In Monodelphis domestica isolate mMonDom1 chromosome 1, mMonDom1.pri, whole genome shotgun sequence, the sequence CAAAGTCTTTCCTAATGTATTTACCATGTGTATACTTTGCATTTACTTCTGTGTGAACATGTTATTTTCCTGTCTACCCTTTTTTACCCCCAACTCCACAGAATAGAAACATTTTGaggacattttcctttttttctgattttgaattcCCAGTGCCTAGCGCAGTAGCAGGAATATAGTAAACAATGggtaaataaatgctcattgactggtTGACTTCAGGTTTGCCACATTCCATCATTAAGCTGACACAGTTTCATAAAAACtcctattatccctattttgcagatgaggaaactgaggctgaaagacaTTAAGTCAcctgcccagcgtcacacagctagtctgtaTCTAGGGCAGGAGTTGAAACTGTGttgtcctgattccaagtccgGCATTCTACCCACTAAACCATAAATAGGGACCTAAGAAAAGGTTCTCTTTCATGGGAGCCAGCTATCAGGTGGCGAGGGAGAGGGAACTATGGGAGCAAGGTTTGGGATTCCAAAGACCCCACTAAGTGGGGTCTCCGGCCAGTGTGACACAGAGATAATGTGTGAGGAGGCCCTGGGGTACACTGTCTACCCATACCATGGCTGGGgttggagggggagaaggaagaagcaagCGGTGGTGGTAGAATCTTtgaccctgggaggtaggagaCCCGGAATCCAGTCCTGGCTTGGTCAGGGTAACCTTGGCCTCGACGATAGCCTGAGTTGAAGTTTgcccctttgtaaaatgagcagggtGGGATCGGTTCAGTTTAGTTCATGCTCTGGGGGATTCCAGTATGAAACAGGACAGAGTCACTCCCTTCAAGAGTCTTGGCGTTCAAGGACGGCTAGGCGGCTCAATgtgtagagagccagacctggagttgggaggaacagagttcaaatatggcctcactctttcctagtgtgtgaccctggccaagtcacttaactccaactacccagtccttcctgctcttttgtcttagaatgatataaaaatggaaggtaagggtttttaaaaaagtcttttggaATATATTCCCCATACAAACAGAATaggatgaggggaggggaggagaaggtgCCATGGGCAGATCAGATGGTCACTAAAGGCCCATCCAGTTCTGAGAGGTTAGGATGTGGGCCTTTCTGATGGAAAGATCAGAGCAGTGCCCAAGAGAGGGGTCCAGCAAGGGATGGTCCAGCTTGACTCTCTTCCTGGGCCCCATGAGGTCCGTGTCCATGCCAGCCCCTAGGTGGGGCGAGCCTGACCTCctgcctcctctccttccagGGGCACTCTGTTTCGGAGGCTCAAGGACTTCAATGCAGCCATTGAAGATTTTCTCAAGGCTCTAGAGTTGTGCtcagaaaatgaggaaactgagattcctCTGCAGGCCCAGCGACAGCTACTTCTTACCTACAATGACTTTGCGGTCCTCTGCTATACTAAGGGCGCCTATGAAGAAGGCGTGTTGCTCCTCAACAAGGCCCTACAGggtgaaaagggagagaaagggatctATATCAACAGAGGGGGTAAGTAGGCCCAGAGGACCCTCCTGGTGGAGAAGGAGGGGGCACCCCATCTTGTGAAAAGGGGCATGGCAAGGGCTTCAGAGTACTGACAGCTGGAAGGGATCAGGATGGTCTTGAGGCCTCCCCTCTTTCTGAATCTTGGACACACAGAGTGACTTCAGTTTAGGTACCCCCAGAAAGAAAGCAGCAGCAAATTGGGGCTCCAGGTGCAGCCCTCCAGCCCCAGGTCCAAGCATCTTGTGTGCTACTCACTAGATGGGCAGCTCTCTCattgttcatttatttagaacccttaccttctgtcttagtatcaattccaagccAGAAGGGTGGCAAGAGCCAGGCAGTCAAGGttaagtgtaaagattaaaatttaggaatatggggagactgaggcaggtagaaattagtttctctctgcaaggagtattatattttttagaggtttattaaggattaaggattaaagaatatacaagtaagaaatatgtgcctaggccagaggcctagacaaaataacctcacatcatggaagagaagcctctgctccaaaacggaagtccaaaaacctttgccaccagcttaaatcctttcttgatctcggcccacctcagaattcccatgagattacaaagcattttggggaagtggagcaaaggcttgtggggattgtagtcctgtattcgagtctattttttacaatcccCCGcatgatcctctgggaagaagtccttccccaaaggatcataaaaacataatcaatttaaagattacaataatttgaggataagaaaaaaaaacaaaaccaataattactggacgcattgacagaaagccagttagggggcagtcccctttggcataaaagtttacatacagataaatgttcaatcagccatacccaaagttcaattttgtgcaacttgtggtctggaggcttcttcatgatgacttctccaacagttcagttctggattcagagaggtagcatcttctttacctaaaattcttctcaaaaggattttaaactttgcaatttaaataatgatattttttacataagtgactagtccagggtcacatagctaggaaatgaccaaagtcaaatttgaacccaggacctcctaactctgggccaggtgctctatctacctaactgccccagctCTCATTTTTAAAGCTCCTTTGCCTCTAGTAGTAGATGTCTCCCCTCCACATTCTGTCCCTTCTAGCTAGTCCTGTCCCCCTCATGTCCTCACTTCTGAAGGTGGTCAGCCTTTGCCCCtgacttcctcctctccctttctgcATCCAAGTCCTAATGGGTCTGTGAGATCCAACTCACATTCTACTTCATCAAGGAAGCCCTTCCTGGCTGCCCCTCTCCTCAGATTTTCAGTGCTTATTGTCACCCTGCTGGGGATTTTAACTACTAGAGTGGGCCCTCTCCTCCTTATCCCTGTAGTGAGGAGGGCACAGACCCCGGAGCTCCAAGGCTGTGCCCGTCCGGCCGCAGCGAGGATCCTTTATGCCTGTGGCCGGGATGGCCTCTCTCAAAGCCTCTTCACTAAGTCCCAGAGGGGCTGCCATCTGCATCAGTGGAGGCAGCCCAGATGACAAACTCGCAGATCCATAGTGTACTAGTTCCTTGTCAAAACAAAGAGGatttggaggggaagggaagtaCCCAGACCCAGagctgtgatttcactggcatagggaAGCTCCCAAAGGGGAAATCCTCTCTGCCCCTCTGGATTGGTCCTGGCTGGGTGATTTATAGCCTCTAGCCTGGGGCCCCCGAGAGGTTGGCCAGCCAGCTGGGTCAGAGGAGGGGTCTCGTCCCAGATCTCCTCCTGCCTCCCAAGACCAGCTTTCTGGCAATTGCCTCTCACACACAGAGCTTTTCATTATTTGCCTTAATAGAAGGAAGAGCCTGGGACAGTCCAGAACAACAGCTGATCAAAAAATCAGCGGTCTTTGGCTCTGGAAAGGGGACGAGGCTCAGACGTGTGCTCAGACGTGCTCACAAGCCACAACCTTCACTTGTCCTTTTTCCCAGCTGAACCTGCTATAAGTCCTTGGCTTGATCTGGGTCGGGGGGAGCCAGAGGTAACAAGGCCACCAAGGAGGATTCCTATGTGGACCAAGTCCAAGtgaattgggggggaggggcaaatCAGGCCCTGGGAAGAGGAGAGCCGAATCCCAATCGGGAGCTAAATGGAGAAATGCCCAAGGTCGAGAAGATGGAGTAGAGCAGGGGCTGACCAGCGGTCGGAGCAGGAGGGGCCTGGATTGGACAAGGAAGCCAGGcatttttcccctccccactctgcCTTGCCTCCTAGACTGCTTCTTCAAGCTTGGGGAGCTGACCTTTGCTGAAGCCGATTACCTGGAGGCCCTGGCACTGTCCCCTTGGGACCAGGGTGCTCGGTACCGCATGGGCATGCTTAAGGAGAAGATGGGGCTTCGCAAGCATCAGATGAGGTGTGTGGGGGCCAGGCTGTAATGGCGAGGCTCAAGGAAGAGCCATGGGCCAAAGCATCTTCACAAACCCTTTCTCCAGGGTGATTCGGCCTGGCACTGGACTAGCCAGGCGAGTATGGGGCAGTCTTTCCAGGGGGGCTGAGCCACTGACTTTTTCTGCCAGCTTCCCAGGATGTTGCCTTCTATTTGCTTCCAGTTATGGCTCTTAAGACATGGTAGCCCAAGATCTGGCCTTTAGTAGATTCCTATGTTTCCTCATCCTGtatcccccaccccaaccccagcaAAGGGACTCGATATCTCCTTGGGAAGCTTCAGTTGTCAGCTTAATTTGTATAGTATGCAGGAGTTGGAGTCAGATTCTGCCTCCTACATTTATTAGTATGTGAATATGGGCAATTAATTTAtccactcagcctcagtttcctcatctgtaacttgAGAGGAGTAGACTTgacctaaggtcccttccaactctgaatctgtGGTCTTCTACTTAAGCTAAGTACAAAGCCTTATCCTGGGATCTGggaagacaaagatgaaaaatgatacaatcccttccctcaaggagtttatactctATTTATTCATGTGCAGGATGGCTTCTTTCTCTCGTCCCCCTTGAGCTGctaaaatctctccttttcttcaagGTGTCTTCCAtgaagtctattttttttaacccataccttcttagaattaatactgaatattgattccaaggcagaagattggtaaaggctaggcaatggggattaagtgacttgtccaaggtcacacagctaggaaaccaCTGATGATTCTAGGACCAAGAATTGGGAAGGAAGAAGCTTCCCACTAGGCCTAACAATTTCCTAAGCACCCCAgacctcttttttgtttttgtttttttttaatccttaaacaataccgtgtattggttctgaggcagaagaagggtaaggactaggcaatgggggttaagtgacttgcccagggtcacagctaggaagggtctgaggccagatttgaacccaggatctcccatctccaggcctgactcttcattgagtcacctagctgctcccctagACCTCTTTCAGACCTAAAGCACACCAGACTAAGGTTAGTTTTCACGCTTGGGTTCAGACACGGCTCCATTGGCTTCCACAACGCTTAATTCTTTCCACTCTTTCTAGACATTACCACAAGGCTGAAGAGTACTTCACATCGGCCATTGAATATGCCCCAGACAAAGCAAACTTTTACTTCCTTCGGGCCAGGAGCCGCCTAATGCTGCAGGATATCTTTGGGGCTCGTCAAGATGTTGCCACCATGCTGCTCCTCAACCCCCATCACCCCCAGGTGGGAGGTGCACACCTGCTTTCTTCCAACCTGGCTTGATTCAGTGGCAAGCGCATGCCCTGGGCAAAGCACTGATCTTTTGAAATGATGCTTCCAGGCCAtcaggagcttatattccaagTGGCGGCCCCATACACAATTAAGTGTAAGCTAGAGTGTCAACGAGGAGAAAAGGTGCAGGAAAGGTGTTTTGAGATGATTAGAACAGAGGCGGTGATTTTGTATTTTCTAGACTCTAGATCGTTAGCCCTGGCCACAGAGCCACCCCTGATTACAAAGGATGGTTCTCTCAAGGCCACAAGTTATACAGGAAGAGTCCAGTTTCCCAGGCAAGATTTTGGGATCCCAAATCTCAGTCTCTCtgttcaccttctctctcttcctcctagcTGCCTTCTATGATAGCAAACCTCTTCCAGGGCCAGTCCACAGAAGACGTGATGAACAGCAAGACCATGGTGATGGCCAGAGCCGTCCTGGACCGGGCGATTCAGAACAGTATTCGCCAGGCTCCCACGAATATCCTGGGGTCAGCTTCATCTCATCCCGGAGCCCTTACCCAGTTGGCCATGCTGAATAAGGGAGGGGGTGGTGTAAGGACAGGGAAGGGGGATCAGCCTGCCTGGTGAAGGAAATGGGGCCCGAGCTCACCGTTAGGCATTTGGGGGACATCTACAGACCAGGAAGCTGGATGAATCTCATCATATAGGTGAAAACCGACTCAAACACTCAGGATAATCTTGAGTGGGGACAAGAAGGCTGCTAAAACTCTGGGGAGATCACTGATATTCCCTTCCCGCAGACTTCTGGGCAAGAATGCTTCCACAGAGGAAACAAAGAAGCGGCAAGACACCCCACGCTTTCTGGTGCCGGTCTCTACCACTGGAGAGACAGGGCCCAAGGACAAGGGTCCTTCGATTTCCACAAGGCTGGAGGCAAGGAGAGGGAGGTGGATGGTTTTGTTCCCTGGGACCTCACCCCTGGCAGATTTCTTTGTTTCCCATATCTAAAAATCTTATCAGAGGATGAGGGTGGCAGGGTCACACTTTTAAGGCTTCAGGACTGAGGcctcattttaataaaaaataaaaaaaaaacccttaccccttccctcttagaatcaatactgtggactggttccaaggcagaagagtggtaagggctaggcaatggggttcagtgacttggtcagggtcacacagctgggaagtagctgagAAACTCAGGCCTCATCTTAAAAGGGATATTGATAGACTCCACTAACACCCCACGCTCTTACCTAGTCATGGTGTAGAGGTGACATCTGAGGctgtgccaagaaaacacaaactCTGGCGGAATCTGCCAAGCTGGAAAGATGTCCAAAATAGACCCAGCAGCAGCCTGCCCGTCTGTCCTCCGAGGACTGGTCTAGTTCAACTGAACACAGTTCAATCAGCAGTTTGCCTAGAGAGCATTTCTCCATATACTAAATCACAGTATATTACCAAGTCACAGTTTTACATGGTTGCTTTAAACTCTACTGGTCTGGGTGGACTTTAAGCAGTCACACTTGCAAAATTGGAGATCCTTGAAGTATCGACAGACAAGTATGTTCAAAGGAGAGTGTCTGGGCTAGGGAAGGCCTCAAAAAATGCCCAACAGGATTAAAGAAAAGGGTGTTTGGCCTGGAGAAACTTAACTGGGGATGTGGTATCTGAAGGGCGGTCACATGGGAATATTAGGCTTGCTCTGGGGTCCATGTTTAAAAGTTGTCGGGAGACTCATTTTAACTAGATATAAGAACTTTCAAACCATTGGAGCCATCTGGCAATGGATAGTGAGAAAGTGACTTCCAGCTGAGGCTGGATTCCTGCCTCGAGGAAGAGGGTGGTTGGGACCAGTTGATCTCCAAGGACtcttccaactttgagattctgtgattccttAAGGAACAGACTTTAAGCAAGAGCAACCTGAAGCAAGCCTCACAAGGGGAAAAGCCTCAGAGGTCCTCAGATGACTCAGTTGTTATTGGTAAGTTCTGAACCAAGGGCCCCCTCAATAGGTGGGGCAAACTGAGCCCTGGCTCCTTTCCTTAACAAATGTCTAACCCTACAATGTTTGTCACCTTGGTCTGGTCACTTCCCCTCTCTACCCCTCAGTTGCCTTATTTGCAACAATCAGTCTCATGAATGTAGATAACTCTCTAAGGTAAACAGAGCTCTTCTATCACCACAGGCCTTTCTGCCCATAGCCAACCTGTTGGCCACCAGGTCTATACTTAACCAAAGTGTGGGGTCCATGAACTCC encodes:
- the TTC16 gene encoding tetratricopeptide repeat protein 16 isoform X1, producing the protein MSIGKSNEKTESPFLSRILGTSTVFRGLESHRQQLRGLLLPKKINEHFQHGQDAMSSGEWEKAVLSFSKAINLNPQLVEAYVLRAEAYIQLCDFSSASQNLRKAIVLAPYRPQLIDRLCFVLYVQGQCLFEEESYLKALDVFTQASELQPLKSSYRFRSIACLLAMKKHQECLGIITKELKQHANPDVYILRARLYNFFLKPNQCYQDLHRALRIKPEHPEANTLLEKLLMQARKAREEAVVMALKGCLEDSLIRINCAIENSPMDPNYYLFRGTLFRRLKDFNAAIEDFLKALELCSENEETEIPLQAQRQLLLTYNDFAVLCYTKGAYEEGVLLLNKALQGEKGEKGIYINRGDCFFKLGELTFAEADYLEALALSPWDQGARYRMGMLKEKMGLRKHQMRHYHKAEEYFTSAIEYAPDKANFYFLRARSRLMLQDIFGARQDVATMLLLNPHHPQLPSMIANLFQGQSTEDVMNSKTMVMARAVLDRAIQNSIRQAPTNILGLLGKNASTEETKKRQDTPRFLVPVSTTGETGPKDKGPSISTRLEEQTLSKSNLKQASQGEKPQRSSDDSVVIGDTSTWASKTAAT
- the TTC16 gene encoding tetratricopeptide repeat protein 16 isoform X3; the protein is MSIGKSNEKTESPFLSRILGTSTVFRGLESHRQQLRGLLLPKKINEHFQHGQDAMSSGEWEKAVLSFSKAINLNPQLVEAYVLRAEAYIQLCDFSSASQNLRKAIVLAPYRPQLIDRLCFVLYVQPNQCYQDLHRALRIKPEHPEANTLLEKLLMQARKAREEAVVMALKGCLEDSLIRINCAIENSPMDPNYYLFRGTLFRRLKDFNAAIEDFLKALELCSENEETEIPLQAQRQLLLTYNDFAVLCYTKGAYEEGVLLLNKALQGEKGEKGIYINRGDCFFKLGELTFAEADYLEALALSPWDQGARYRMGMLKEKMGLRKHQMRHYHKAEEYFTSAIEYAPDKANFYFLRARSRLMLQDIFGARQDVATMLLLNPHHPQLPSMIANLFQGQSTEDVMNSKTMVMARAVLDRAIQNSIRQAPTNILGLLGKNASTEETKKRQDTPRFLVPVSTTGETGPKDKGPSISTRLEEQTLSKSNLKQASQGEKPQRSSDDSVVIGDTSTWASKTAAT
- the TTC16 gene encoding tetratricopeptide repeat protein 16 isoform X2, translated to MSSGEWEKAVLSFSKAINLNPQLVEAYVLRAEAYIQLCDFSSASQNLRKAIVLAPYRPQLIDRLCFVLYVQGQCLFEEESYLKALDVFTQASELQPLKSSYRFRSIACLLAMKKHQECLGIITKELKQHANPDVYILRARLYNFFLKPNQCYQDLHRALRIKPEHPEANTLLEKLLMQARKAREEAVVMALKGCLEDSLIRINCAIENSPMDPNYYLFRGTLFRRLKDFNAAIEDFLKALELCSENEETEIPLQAQRQLLLTYNDFAVLCYTKGAYEEGVLLLNKALQGEKGEKGIYINRGDCFFKLGELTFAEADYLEALALSPWDQGARYRMGMLKEKMGLRKHQMRHYHKAEEYFTSAIEYAPDKANFYFLRARSRLMLQDIFGARQDVATMLLLNPHHPQLPSMIANLFQGQSTEDVMNSKTMVMARAVLDRAIQNSIRQAPTNILGLLGKNASTEETKKRQDTPRFLVPVSTTGETGPKDKGPSISTRLEEQTLSKSNLKQASQGEKPQRSSDDSVVIGDTSTWASKTAAT